In a single window of the Drosophila albomicans strain 15112-1751.03 chromosome 3, ASM965048v2, whole genome shotgun sequence genome:
- the LOC117570097 gene encoding carcinine transporter isoform X1, which yields MEGNRAPASKDKENCLSFDEFLPYMGEFGLYQKRLVVYLIPFFFLWAFIYFTQIFLIVVPNDHWCRIAELQDLSKEEQLKLGIPKVKDEYNKCFMYDTNYTEALDRNLTTADENWPQKPCKVWIYDKEQVPYESIATQYNWVCQNDHLGPYSVTIYFLGSIVGGLIFGYAADHWGRLPAVMLSNLCALIGGLLSAFCNSFLWFSITRFVVGLALNNCCIPVDGMPAFKVSTRSNKFLIDYLLSACCLFAALDCIMVQ from the exons atggaagGAAATCGAGCGCCAGCAAGTAAAGATAAAGAAAACTGCTTAAGCTTTGATGAATTCCTACCCTATATGGGAGAGTTTGGCTTGTATCAAAAACGCCTAGTAGTCTATTTGATACCATTCTTCTTCCTTTGGGCTTTTATCTACTTTACGCAAATCTTTTTAATCGTTGTGCCAAATGATCATTGGTGTCGCATTGCCGAACTGCAAGATCTATCAAAAGAAGAGCAACTGAAGCTAGGCATACCCAAAGTAAAAGACGAAtacaataaatgttttatgtaCGATACAAACTACACGGAAGCATTAGACAGAAACTTAACCACAGCAGATGAAAATTGGCCACAGAAACCATGCAAGGTTTGGATTTACGACAAGGAGCAAGTGCCTTACGAGTCCATTGCCACACAGTACAACTGGGTGTGCCAAAATGATCATCTCGGTCCTTATTCGGTTACCATTTACTTTCTGGGTTCTATTGTAGGCGGCCTTATCTTCGGTTATGCTGCAGATCATTGGGGACGTTTGCCAGCTGTCATGTTGAGCAATCTTTGTGCTCTCATTGGAGGTCTTCTGAGCGCCTTTTGTAACAGTTTCCTTTGGTTTTCCATCACTAGATTTGTTGTGGGTCTGGCACTCAATAACTGTTGTATTCCCGT TGATGGAATGCCTGCCTTCAAAGTATCGACCCGCAGTAACAAATTTCTCATTGACTATCTGCTTTCTGCCTGCTGCTTGTTTGCTGCCTTGGATTGCATTATGGTGCAATAA
- the LOC117570097 gene encoding carcinine transporter isoform X2, with translation MEGNRAPASKDKENCLSFDEFLPYMGEFGLYQKRLVVYLIPFFFLWAFIYFTQIFLIVVPNDHWCRIAELQDLSKEEQLKLGIPKVKDEYNKCFMYDTNYTEALDRNLTTADENWPQKPCKVWIYDKEQVPYESIATQYNWVCQNDHLGPYSVTIYFLGSIVGGLIFGYAADHWGRLPAVMLSNLCALIGGLLSAFCNSFLWFSITRFVVGLALNNCCIPVYVLISTRSNKFLIDYLLSACCLFAALDCIMVQ, from the exons atggaagGAAATCGAGCGCCAGCAAGTAAAGATAAAGAAAACTGCTTAAGCTTTGATGAATTCCTACCCTATATGGGAGAGTTTGGCTTGTATCAAAAACGCCTAGTAGTCTATTTGATACCATTCTTCTTCCTTTGGGCTTTTATCTACTTTACGCAAATCTTTTTAATCGTTGTGCCAAATGATCATTGGTGTCGCATTGCCGAACTGCAAGATCTATCAAAAGAAGAGCAACTGAAGCTAGGCATACCCAAAGTAAAAGACGAAtacaataaatgttttatgtaCGATACAAACTACACGGAAGCATTAGACAGAAACTTAACCACAGCAGATGAAAATTGGCCACAGAAACCATGCAAGGTTTGGATTTACGACAAGGAGCAAGTGCCTTACGAGTCCATTGCCACACAGTACAACTGGGTGTGCCAAAATGATCATCTCGGTCCTTATTCGGTTACCATTTACTTTCTGGGTTCTATTGTAGGCGGCCTTATCTTCGGTTATGCTGCAGATCATTGGGGACGTTTGCCAGCTGTCATGTTGAGCAATCTTTGTGCTCTCATTGGAGGTCTTCTGAGCGCCTTTTGTAACAGTTTCCTTTGGTTTTCCATCACTAGATTTGTTGTGGGTCTGGCACTCAATAACTGTTGTATTCCCGTGTATGTTCTAA TATCGACCCGCAGTAACAAATTTCTCATTGACTATCTGCTTTCTGCCTGCTGCTTGTTTGCTGCCTTGGATTGCATTATGGTGCAATAA
- the LOC117570094 gene encoding LOW QUALITY PROTEIN: DNA polymerase epsilon subunit 2 (The sequence of the model RefSeq protein was modified relative to this genomic sequence to represent the inferred CDS: deleted 1 base in 1 codon), translating into MDELAQLRKRITTSFKLCGFLIRSENSNFLAEQLIPFEPAEREKWMTVITENLQGQKLSTPHVERESLEKAINELNRVGLDEGETVFSVIDAFTVPRYRYNTRIKKFERDTQPRRLLTQPRMKSDYLQQRYAMLLQKTLRHDLFAPAVIQDGVAAEAQTKKFKLQYAENLLATSNMKEAVVLGLLTQLKEGKFYVEDPTGSVQLDLSGARFHAGFFCEGCFVLAEGSYANGVLKVDGLGFPPAEVASSSRAFFGTGNTWGGESAKLLKYSPRLQELERTNTETTLVFLSDVRLDLPVVMEKLRQLFVGYDSCPPQAIVLMGPFTASTRNHHELRHHLDALGALAAGCEQLKKQTDIILVPSTEDPTAPNIFPRAPLPECLAAGLLKAWPRTQLATNPCRLQYCTQQIVVCRLDLMAKFCRNTLHFPPDTEHIEQHFARTLVCQNHLVPIHPIAMPVHWDYDPALWLYPLPDLIVMADSCQSFVSTQHGCTVLNTGSFVKSKFAFKVYIPATRSIEDSEIPGDMELA; encoded by the exons aTGGATGAATTGGCGCAGTTGCGCAAACGCATTACAACTTCATTTAAGTTGTGCGGTTTTCTTATACGTTCCGAGAACAGCAACTTTCTCGCGGAGCAGCTGATACCCTTTGAGCCCGCCGAGCGCGAAAAATGGATGACGGTCATTACAGAGAATCTACAGGGACAAAAACTATCAACCCCCCACGTCGAACGGGAATCACTAGAAAAAGCCATTAACGAGTTAAATCGCGTTGGCCTGGACGAAGGTGAAACCGTATTTTCGGTCATCGATGCCTTCACTGTGCCTCGCTATCGCTACAATACGCGAATCAAGAAATTTGAGCGGGATACGCAACCAAGACGCCTCCTCACCCAACCTCGCATGAAATCGGATTATCTGCAGCAGCGCTATGCCATGTTGTTGCAGAAAACCCTGCGACACGATCTCTTCGCACCCGCTGTCATACAAGATGGAGTTGCAGCTGAAGCACAGAcgaagaaattcaaattgcagtATGCTGAGAATTTGTTGGCCACCTCGAATATGAAGGAAGCTGTGGTGCTGGGCTTGCTTACCCAGCTTAAGGAGGGTAAATTCTATGTGGAAGATCCAACGGGCAGCGTGCAACTCGATCTGAGTGGCGCTCGCTTTCATGCTGGCTTCTTTTGCGAGGGTTGCTTTGTGCTCGCCGAGGGCAGCTATGCGAATGGTGTGCTCAAGG TTGATGGTCTGGGCTTTCCACCCGCTGAGGTGGCGAGCAGCAGTCGTGCCTTCTTTGGAACTGGAAACACTTGGGGCGGCGAGTCCGCCAAGCTGCTAAAATATTCACCGCGTCTGCAGGAATTGGAGCGAACAAATACAGAGACTACACTCGTATTTCTCTCCGATGTGCGTCTTGATTTACCTGTAGTGATGGAGAAACTACGTCAACTCTTTGTGGGCTATGATTCGTGTCCACCTCAGGCTATTGTGCTCATGGGTCCGTTTACCGCGAGCACACGCAATCATCACGAGCTGCGTCATCACTTGGATGCGCTGGGTGCTTTGGCCGCTGGTTGTGAGCAGTTGAAAAAGCAAACGGATATCATACTGGTGCCTTCGACCGAGGATCCCACTGCACCCAACATATTTCCACGTGCTCCACTACCAGAATGCTTGGCCGCTGGTCTGCTCAAGGCCTGGCCACGCACCCAATTGGCCACGAATCCTTGCCGGCTGCAGTATTGCACCCAACAGATTGTGGTGTGTCGTCTGGATTTGATGGCCAAGTTTTGCCGGAACACGTTGCATTTCCCGCCAGACACCGAGCACATTGAACAGCATTTTGCACGCACGCTTGTCTGTCAGAATCATCTGGTGCCCATACATCCCATTGCGATGCCCGTGCACTGGGATTACGATCCCGCACTGTGGCTTTACCCCTTGCCCGATCTCATTGTCATGGCG GATTCGTGTCAGAGTTTTGTTAGTACTCAACATGGCTGCACGGTGTTGAACACCGGCTCCTTTGTCAAGTCGAAGTTTGCGTTCAAGGTTTATATACCGGCGACACGCAGCATCGAGGACTCGGAAATACCCGGCGACATGGAGTTGGCCTAG